A stretch of Anolis sagrei isolate rAnoSag1 chromosome X, rAnoSag1.mat, whole genome shotgun sequence DNA encodes these proteins:
- the LSM10 gene encoding U7 snRNA-associated Sm-like protein LSm10, with the protein MEISHSVKERTISENTLVLLLQSLTGRVTQVELRDESLAVGRVTNVDAFMNIRLGPTTFTDRAGRTSQLEGLFVAGRSVRYVHIPDDVDIRAAIEGQLQLLRRVRSFGGRDKGRKEFLHQKDK; encoded by the coding sequence ATGGAGATTAGCCACTCGGTGAAGGAGCGCACCATTTCGGAGAACACCCTGGTGCTGCTGCTGCAGAGCCTGACGGGCCGTGTGACCCAGGTGGAACTACGGGATGAGAGCCTGGCGGTGGGGCGCGTGACCAACGTGGATGCCTTCATGAACATCCGCCTGGGCCCCACTACCTTCACCGACCGGGCCGGGCGCACCTCCCAACTAGAGGGCCTCTTTGTTGCTGGGAGGAGCGTGCGCTACGTTCACATCCCGGATGATGTGGACATCCGGGCTGCCATTGAgggccagctccagctcctgcgacGTGTCCGGAGCTTCGGAGGAAGGGACAAGGGCAGGAAGGAGTTCCTTCATCAAAAGGACAAGTAA